The genomic interval CTCCTCATCACCCGCCGCGATCCGTGGGAATTCGACCTGTCGCTCGCCGGTGAGGAGCTAGCCCGCCGCTTCGGCCTCGCCTCGCTCGATGGGCTCGGCCTCGGCGCGGACGATGCACCCGCCGTCGGCGCGGCCGGCGCCCTGCTTCGCTATCTCGCTGACCTCCAGCCCGCGGGGCTCGCGCACCTCGCGCGTCCGACGGTGCGCCGCAGCGACGCGCACCTCTGGCTCGACGAGATGACCCGGCGCAACCTCGAGCTCACCGAGCCGCTCAGCGCCGGTGCGAGGAACTCGACCCTGCTCGAGGCGATCGACGGCACCGTGACGCCCATGGGCGCCCGCCTCCTCCGCGCCTGGCTCCTCTCGCCGCTCCGCGCGACCGAGGCCATCGCGCGGCGCCTCGATGCGGTCGAAGTGTTCGTGGGCGAGGGCACCGGCCGCGCGCGACTTCGCGAAGCGCTCGACGGCGTGCGCGATCTCGAACGCCTCGCCGGCCGGGCGGCCGCGGGCCGCGCCACCCCGCGTGAGCTCGGCGCGCTCCGCGATTCGTTCGGCCGGCTTCCCGGCCTCTGCTCGGCGCTTGCCGGTCTCGCGCGCCGCGCACGCAGCGCCGCGCTCGAGACGATCGCGCGCGACTTCGACCCGCTTGCCGACCTCACCGCCGAGCTCTCCGCCGCACTCGAGGAGCGGCCCCCTGCCCTGCTCGCCGACGGCGACGTTATCCGTCGTGGCTACGACGCCGAGCTGGACGAGCTGCGCGCGCTCCGCGACGGCGGCAGGCAGTACATCGCCACCTTGCAGCAGCGGGAGCGGGAGCGCACCGGCATCGGCTCGCTCAAGGTCGGATTCAACAAGGTGTTCGGCTACTACCTCGAGGTCACCAACGCGCACGCTGCGCGCGTCCCGGCCGACTACGAACGCCGCCAGACGCTCGCGGGCGCCGAGCGCTACGTCACCCCCGAGCTCAAGGACTACGAGGCCCGAGTGCTTGGCGCCGAGGAGCGGATCGGCGCGCGGGAGGCGGAGCTGTTCGGCGCACTTCGCGGAAGCGTGGGCAACGCGATCGGCCGCATCCAGGCCACGTCGCGCGCCGTCGCCGCGCTCGACGTGTGGAGCGCGCTCGGCGAGCTGGCCGCCGCGCATGAGTACGTGCGCCCTGAGGTGGACGACGGCTTCGACCTCTCACTCGCAGGGAGCCGGCACGCGGTGATCGAGCGGCTCCTGCCGCGCGGCACGTTCATCCCGAATGACGTCCGCTTCAGCGAGGCGGAACGGGTCCTGCTCGTCACCGGCCCCAACATGGCGGGCAAGTCGACCATCCTGCGTCAGATCGGCCTCTGCGTCGTGCTGGCGCAGATGGGAAGCTTCGTGCCGGCCGCCTCGGCGCGCATCGGCGTCGTGGACCGGCTCTTCACTCGCGTCGGCGCGAGCGACAACCTCGCACGCGGGCAGAGCACGTTCATGGTGGAGATGAGCGAGACCAGCGCGATCCTCCACAACGCGACCGCGCGCAGTCTCGTGCTGCTCGACGAAATCGGCCGCGGCACCTCGACGTATGACGGCGTGGCGATCGCGTGGGCGGTGACCGAGCACCTGCATGACCGGATCGGGTGCAAGACGATGTTCGCCACCCACTATCATGAGTTGATGCAGCTTCCCGAACGGCTGGCGCACGCGCGAAACGTCAACGTCGCCGTGCGCGAGGCCGGCGGCACGGTGGTGTTCCTCCACCGGCTGGAGCCGGGTGGCACCGACCGCTCGTACGGCATCCACGTGGCGCAACTCGCCGGGCTGCCCGCCGCCGTCGTGCGGCGCGCGAACGAAATGCTGGGGACGCTGGAGGGCGGCCATCGCGTGGTGCCGGGCGCGCCGCCCGTGCCGAACGATCCGGGGCAGTTCGCCCTCTTCGGCGCCGACCCGGAGCGGGGACCAAACGCCGCGGTCGAGCCGCACCCGGTCGTCGAGGAGATCCGCGCATTGGATCTCGATGCGCTCACCCCGCTCGAGGCGCTCAACCGTCTTGCGGACCTGCAGCGGCGGGCGGGCGGCGCGTGAGGCGCGGATCGCCCGAGCGCCAGATGGTCGCAGTGTCGCCCCTCCCACCGGGCGGATAGTTTACGCGGATGATCCGCGCCATTCCGGCGGCGGGGCTCGCGCTACCGCTCGCCGCGCTCACCTTCGCCGCCGCCTGCACCCGCCGCGACGACGGCACTATGCGCCTGCCGTTCGACCGGCCGGCACGCGCGCAGCTCGTGGATGGGCCGCCCGTGGCGCTCAACGCCGAGTCGCCCGTGGTATATCCGCCGGCAATGCTGCAGCAGGGCGTCGATGCCACCGTGGTGCTCCGGCTGTACGCTACCGCAGAGGGTGCGCTCGTGCCGGAGTCCACCCGTGTCGCCGAGTCGAGCGGATATCCGGCGCTCGACTCTGCCGCCGTCGCCGCGGCACCCGCCCTCCGGTTCGCGCCCGCGCTCCGCAACGGCGACTCGGTGGCGGCGACGTTCCTGCAGCCCGTCCGTTTCCGTCACGCCCAGGGGGGAAGGTAGCGCCACATGCGAGAGCCGCAGCATCGCGGTCCGTACGAGTCGGTGCTCGACACCATCGGCTGGACGCCGCTCATCCGGCTGCAACGGGTGGCCGCCGGCATTCGGACGCCGGTGTACGGCAAGGCGGAGTACGCCAACCCGGGTGGCTCGGTCAAGGACCGGATCGGGCTCGCGATCATCGAGGCGGCCGAGGCGCGCGGCGCGCTCAAGCCCGGCGGCACGATCGTCGAGGCGACGAGCGGCAACACCGGCGTCGGCCTCGCCATGGCCGGCGCGATCCGCGGCTACCGCTGCATCTTCGCGATGCCCGACAAGATGTCGCAGGAAAAGGTGCGGCTGCTCAAGGCGTATGGCGCCGAAGTAGTCGTGACCCCCACTGCGGTCCCGCCTGACCACCCAGATCACTACCGTAACAAGGCCCGGCAGATCGTGCGCGAGACGCCGGGCGCCATCCTCGCCGATCAGTACTTCAATCCGGTGAACCCCGAGGTGCACTACCGCACTACGGGCCCCGAGATCTGGGAGCAGACCGGCGGACGAATCACGCATTTCGTGGCCGCGGCCGGCACCGGCGGCACCGTGAGCGGCGCCGCGCGCTTCCTCAAGGAAAAGAATCCCGCGATCCGTGTCATCTCCGGCGACCCGGTGGGCTCGGTCTATGCCTCCGTCGCCAGGGAGGGCGCGCCGGGTCCGTCCGCACCCTACAAGGTGGAGGGGATCGGCGGCGACGAAGTGCCGGGCAACGTCTGGTTTCAGTACATCGATGAGTTCCGCTCGCTCAACGACCGCACCGCGCTCACCATGGCGCGCCGGCTCGCCCGCGAGGACGGCATTCTCGCCGGCGGGTCGTCCGGCCTCAACGTGGCGCTGGCACTCGATGTGGCGCGCGAGCTGGGCGACCCGGACGCGCTGGTGGTCACCATCCTCTGCGACAGCGGCGAGCGCTATCTCTCCAAGGTGTTCAACGACGAGTGGATGCAGGAGAATCAGATGCTCGATTCGCCCCGCGTGGTGGTCGAGCAGCTTCTCGCCAAGCGGCGCCCCGGGGCGCCCGCGCTCGTGAGCGTGGCGCCCAATGCGATGGTGCGCCAGGCACTCAACCTCATGAACACCTGGGACGTGAGTCAGATTCCGGTGGTGGAGGAGGGTGACGCCGTGGGCACCCTGATCGAAGCCACCCTCATGACCCGCGCACTCTCCCAGCCTTCCCTGCTCGATCGCCCCGTGCGCGAGGTGATGGAGCCGCCGCTCCCCGTGATCGAGTCGCACTTCCCCACCGATCGGCTGGGCCAGATGCTCACCCGTGAGAGCCCGGCCGCGCTGGTGCGGAAAGACGGGCAACTCGTCGGCATCGTGAGCCGGTACGACGTCCTGCAGCAACTGATCGCGACGCGATGAGCCGGCCGGCGGCGGTTGGATGCGCGTAACCGTTCTCACCGGCGGCACCTCGGCTGAGCGGGACGTGGCCCTCGCGTCGGCCGTGCAGGTCGTGGCCGCCCTCCGCGCCCGCGGCCACGACGTGGCCGTGGTGGATACGGCCCGCGGCTACATCCCGGAGGCGGACGAAGCCTCGCTCCGCGGGACCGTGGGCGTCGAGCCCCCGCCGGTCGAGCAGCTCCGGGCACTCGAGCGGGGGGTACTGTTGTCCGGACTCGGCAACATGCCGGTGGTACGCGACGCCGATGTCCTCTTTCTCGCCCTCCACGGAGGCCGGGGTGAGGATGGCTCGATCCAGGCGCTGCTCGAGATGGTGGGGGTGCCCTACACCGGCAGCGGCCGCCTCGGCAGCGCCATCGCAATGGACAAGGATGTCTCGAAGCATCTATTCCGGGCCGCCGGCGTGCCCACGCCCGACTGGCGCATGGCGCCCGTCACAGCGCGCGAGGCGGGCGAGCAGCTAGGGTGGCCCCTGGTGGTGAAGCCGTCGAAGCAGGGCTCCACGGTCGGGCTCACAGTGGTGAAGCATCCGGCCGACCTCGACGCCGCCGTGTCCGTGGCGCTCCGGTACGACGACGAGGTCATGCTCGAGCGCTTCGTGGCCGGGCGGGAGCTTACCATGGGGATTCTGGAGGGTCGCCCGCTCGCGGTGGGAGAGATTATTCCACGGCATGAAATTTTCGACTATGAGTGCAAGTACACGCCCGGCATGTCGCAAGAGATCTTCCCGGCCGAGGTTTCGGCGGCGGTCGCAGCCGAAACCAGCCGGCTGGCGCTCCTGGCCCACGACGGCCTGAAGCTCGGAGGCTACTCCCGGGTGGACTTTCGCTTGACACCACAGGGCGAACTCTTCTGTTTAGAAGTGAACACGCTGCCCGGTCTCACCGCGACGAGTCTGCTGCCGCAGGCGGCCCGGGCGGTCGGCATCGAGTTCCCCGAGCTGTGTGAGCGGATCTGCCGGATCGCGCACCCGCCGGGGCCTCACCGAACCAGCCCGGCATCGGCGGCGTAGGAACATGAGCGTCGGGCAGTCAGCGAGCGTCAGGGCCATGAATTCCACGCCGTATTCGCGTGTCACTCCCTGGGTGGGCCGGCTCATCATCGCCAATGCGGTGGTGCTGCTGCTGCTGCTCACGCTGCTCACCTCGCCGGAAATCGTCGCCCAGCTCGAGTTCTCGCCGGCCAACGCGCTCGCGCGGCCGTGGACCTTCATCACCTACATGTTCGTCCACGGCGGCCTCCTACACCTCGCCGGCAACATGCTCATGCTCTTCATCTTCGGCTCGGCCGTCGAGCACCGGATGGGGAGCCGCGCGTTCATCCTCTATTATCTCTACTGCGGCGTCGGAGCGGCGGTCTTCGCGCTTGGCCTGTCGGGCTTCATGCCGGTGGCGCCGTTCATCGGCGCATCGGGCGCCATCCTGGGTCTGGGGCTCGCGTTCGCGATGTTCTGGCCCGACGCCGAGCTCATCCTCTTCCCGATCCCCATTCCCGTCCGCGCCCGGACCTTCGTGGCCCTGCTCGCATTGCTCGACGTGGCCGGCGCGCTCTACTTCAACGATGGCATCGCGCACCTGGCGCACCTGGGCGGGCTCGCCTTCGGTTATGCGTTCTTCCGCCTGCAGTTCCTCTCGCGCCGCGGCACGGCGCCGTCGCCCCAGCCGGTCGAGCGAGTGGTCGTGGTGCAGTCGGGCGCGCCGGAGGCGATGCGGTCGGCCGCCGCGCCCGAGCCGCGCTACCCGCGCCGCCATTCGGCCGGCGATGCCGTCGCCGCCGAACTCGATCGCGTCCTCGACAAGATCAGCGCCCAGGGCCTCGACAGCCTCACCCCCGCTGAGCGCCGGTTCCTCGACGAAGTCGCCCGCCGGAAGAAGCAGGAGCACTGATCCGCCCGCAGTGAATCGCGTCGCGCATGGGCCTCACTTGCGTGGCCGATGCGCGATCTCTTATAGTGGCGCGTGCTGATCAATCTGCTGCCGGATTTCCTCGCGGTACTCGACGCCGCGGACCCCGAAGCCGCCTATCAACGCTATCACGACGCGCACCGAGCGGTGCTCGACGCGTACTGGCGCAACTATGTGCTCGACCCCGACGGCGCGCACGCTGACGAGGTGATCGCGCACGCCTTGCGCGCCCGGCGCGACGACCTGCGCGAGCTGGCCGCGTCGGTCAACCTGGTGTCGCTCGCCGAGGAGGCCCTCGCGCAGGCGGAGGCGGTGCTGCGCATCGATCGGCCCTGCGACTGCTATCTGATGGTCGGAATGGGCGGCGCCAACGCCGGTGAGCTGGTCGTGAACGGCCGCGGCATTGCGTTCGTCTGCCTCGAGCACTTTACCGGCCGCGCCAACGCCGAATCGTACGGCATGGGGCTTCCGCCCGATCTCATTCCGCTCTGGCTGGCGCACGAGCTGGCGCACGTGGTGCGCTACACCTCGCCGGAGAGCGGGAGCGAGATGCGGCGGCTCGTGTCCGACGCGGCCGGTACGTACGACTACTGGCAGACCGGCAGTCGCGCAACGCTGCGCGAGCTTCTCGTCAACGAGGGCCTCGCGGTGCACGCCTCACGCGCCCTTGCTCCCGGCTTCGATGCCGCCGACTACTTCGGCTACCCTCGGCGCCAGTATCATCGCCTGCGCGAACTGGACGCCTTTCTCCGCCGCGCCGTCGAGCCCGACCTCGACCGCGCCGCGCTCGGGCTCCGGCTGCGTTATCTCTCCGGCGGCATGAGCCCGGCGGCCCGGCTCGTGAGTGGACGCGTGGTGCCCGAGCGGTCGGGCTATTACCTGGGATACCGCATGGCCGAGGCGCTGGTGTCGGAGCGCGGCCTTGCCGCTGCCCTCCGGGCGCCGGTCGGCGAGTTCCAGGCGGCCGAGGATGCCGCGCGAGGCATGCAGACGGCATGATCGGAGATGGCGCAATCGAGCGCGCGAGCGATTCCTGCGAGCCCACCGAACCCCGTCCCGTCACCGCCACCTGGAAGCCGGCGGGGCCGGTCGTGATCGAAGGCGTGATCGTGGTGCGCAACAACGAAGGCACCGTGCTGACGCCGCCGCCGACCAAGGTACCGGGCCAGGTGAAGTTCTGCGGGTGCGGCCGCTCCCAGACGAAGCCGTTCTGCGATGGGAGCCACAAGCGATAGCGTACGAGCGCGTTGCGCGCCCCCGCCTCACTTGCCCACGCAGAAGCCCGCGAAGACTGCCCCCAGCACTTCCTCCACATCCACCGTTCCGATCAACTCGTCAAGCGCCGAGACCGCCTGGCGCACGTGATGGGCGGCGAGCACCGGGTCGCCCTCCTGCCGTGCGAGGTGCGGGCGCGCCTCGGCGAGCGCGGTGCGGGCTCGGTCGAGCGCCACGCGGTGACGCTCGCGGGTGAGCGCGGGCTCGAGGTCGGCGAGGGCGAGTCGATTGCCGAAGATGCGCTCCGCCGCGCGGTGGCGCACGTCGTCGAGGCCCACACCGGTCGGCGCCGACACCGCGAGCTCGCCCGCGCCGGCAGGCGCGAGATCCGCCTTGGTGCGCACCACGAGCACGGGCCGCTCGGCCGCGATCGCCGCCTCGTCCGGCGCGAGTGGGCGGCCCGCTTCGGCGCAGAGGAGCACCAGATCGGCGGCGGCGAGGTAGCGGCGGCTCACTTCGACGCCCAAGCGCTCCACCCCGTCGGACGCATCCCGGAGACCGGCCGTGTCGGCCAGGCGCACGGGCCAGCCGAGGAAGTCAGTGTGGGCCTCGACGGCGTCACGGGTGGTGCCGGGCACTTCGGTCACAAGAGCCCGCTCGACGCCGAGCAGCGCGTTGAAGAGCGAGGATTTGCCGACGTTCGGGCGCCCCGCAAAGACCAGCAGCGCGCCTTCGCGGACCCGCTCGCCCGCGGGCGCGGTGGCAAGCAGGCGGTCGATGTGCCCGGACGCGCCGTCGAGCGCCGCGGCGATTCGCTCGGCCGGCACGGTGCCGTCGTCCTCGCCGGGAAAGTCGATGTCGTAGCTCAGGAGCGCCTGGACGCCGACGAGGCTCTCGCGGAGTGCCGCAAGCCGGCGGGAGAGGCCGCCCTCGAGTTGGCCGATCGCGGCGCTGGCCTGTGCCGGCGCGGTCGCGTCGATGAGATCGGCCACCCCTTCGGCTTGGAGGAGGTCGAGCTTGCCGTTCAGGACCGCACGCCGGGTGAATTCGCCGGCGTGGGCTGGGCGCGCCCCCGCGGAGACGAGGGCCGCCACGAGCTGCGCCGGCGCGGCAAGGCCGCCATGGCACGAAAGCTCGACGAGGTCGTCGCCGGTATAGCTCGCGGGGCCGGGAAAGACGGTGTAAAGCCCGCGGTCAATGGTGGTTCCATCGGCCGCACGAAAGTCGGCGAGCGTGGCCCGTCGCGCCGGAGCAACGCGAAACCCATCGATCACGCGCGCGGCAACGTCGAGGGCGCCCCGACCGCTCAGCCGCACGACCGCGAGCGCAGAGCGGCCGGGCGGCGTCGCGAGTGCCACGATCGGATCGTGAAGCATGCCCGTCGCCGGCGTCCCGGGGCCGCGCGCCGTCAGCCTCGTCCGCGCGCGCCGCCCGGCTTGGTGCGCACCACCGGCGCCGGCGCGGGCGGCGGTGTCCGCCGCATCCGCTCGCGGGCGATCAGATACTGCTGGGGAATGCTGGCGATGTTGCTGACGGCGTAGTACAGATTGAGCCCTGCCGCGAAGTTGACGAACAGCACCGTCATCATCACCGGCATCACGTAGAGCATCGTCTTCATCTGGGGATTCGACTCGATCCCCATCTGCCCCATCTTGCTCAGCGCGAACATCGAGAGCCCCATCAATAGCGGGATGATGTACAGCGGGTCGGGGCGCGCGAGGTCGGGCAGCCAGAGGAACGGGACGCCGCGCAGCTCGATCGTGTTCTGGAAGACGAAGTAGAGCGCGAAGAGAATCGGCATCGGGATGAGCATCGGCCAGCAGCCGCCGAGCGGATTCACCCCGTGCTCCTTGTAGAGCCGGAACATCTCCTGTTGCAAGCGCTGCGGGTCTTCCTTGTACCGCTCCTGCATCTCCTTCACCAGCGGCTGGATGGCCTGCATGGCCATGCTGGCGCGCATCGCCTTCTGGTTGAGCGGCCAGAGGAGCACGCGCACCAGGATGCCGAAAATGATGATGACGAGCCCGTAGGCGAGCCCCAGGTGCTCGTGCATCCAGACCAACAGCCAGCGCACCGGAATTTCGAAGAAGCGGATCAGCGTGCGCACCCCCGGCCAGCCGTAGGGGTTCACGTCGTCGAAGTCGTGGCCGATCGCGCGGAGGCGGGCATACTCCAGCGGGCCGGTATAGAGCGAGAAGTTGAAGGCGCCGCCCGGCCCTACGGGCAGACTCAACCGGATCGCGGCCGACGTGGGGTGCTTGCCGGCATCGGGCGGCGCGAGGGCGGTGACACCACTCACGCCCGTGGCACCCGCGGTGCTGTCGAAGGCGAGCACCGCGGTGGTGAAGTACTTCGATTTCACCGCCACCCACTCGAACGGGCCGCTCAATGTGGTGGGCTCGCCCGGCTTCAGGCTCGAGAAGTTGGTGCGATGCGCCTCGTTCTCCTTGGTGACGAGTGCCAGGGCGCGGTGGTTCTCGTTGCTGTCGGCTTCGGTGTTCGTGAGCCCCGGGCCCATGGCGACGAGCAGCATGGCGCCGTTCGGGCCGACCCCGCTGATGTGCCCCGCGATGTGTACCCGGTAGCTGTCGGGAACGAACGTGTAGGTGAGCTCCACGCCAATGCCTTCGCGGCTCGCGGTGAGCGCGAGGGGCGTGGGGCCGTTCACGGTGAGTTCCGGCGCGGAGGGGCTGAAGCTCCAGTTGTAGATCGGCAGCGTGTCCCTGCCCTCGACGAGCATCATGCCGAGGAGGCCGCTCCTGCCCGGCAGGAGCTGCACCGGCTGGCCACGGTCGCCCGGCGCGGTCG from Gemmatimonadales bacterium carries:
- the mutS gene encoding DNA mismatch repair protein MutS; this encodes MSGNAARMEPRASEATTPLMQQYREIKARHPDAILFFRMGDFYEMFFDDARLGARLLNIALTSRGDGVPLAGVPVKAATDYLRQLVASGHRVAICEQVEDPRLARGIVRREVVETVTPGALLADGWIPGARNNWMVAVGGRTDGRNGPHAGRRTDPEAASTREAVVRGAIGLAAIDLSTGEFVLEVLDERGLDEALSRLNPAEVVLPVADGADRFSANPSDRLLITRRDPWEFDLSLAGEELARRFGLASLDGLGLGADDAPAVGAAGALLRYLADLQPAGLAHLARPTVRRSDAHLWLDEMTRRNLELTEPLSAGARNSTLLEAIDGTVTPMGARLLRAWLLSPLRATEAIARRLDAVEVFVGEGTGRARLREALDGVRDLERLAGRAAAGRATPRELGALRDSFGRLPGLCSALAGLARRARSAALETIARDFDPLADLTAELSAALEERPPALLADGDVIRRGYDAELDELRALRDGGRQYIATLQQRERERTGIGSLKVGFNKVFGYYLEVTNAHAARVPADYERRQTLAGAERYVTPELKDYEARVLGAEERIGAREAELFGALRGSVGNAIGRIQATSRAVAALDVWSALGELAAAHEYVRPEVDDGFDLSLAGSRHAVIERLLPRGTFIPNDVRFSEAERVLLVTGPNMAGKSTILRQIGLCVVLAQMGSFVPAASARIGVVDRLFTRVGASDNLARGQSTFMVEMSETSAILHNATARSLVLLDEIGRGTSTYDGVAIAWAVTEHLHDRIGCKTMFATHYHELMQLPERLAHARNVNVAVREAGGTVVFLHRLEPGGTDRSYGIHVAQLAGLPAAVVRRANEMLGTLEGGHRVVPGAPPVPNDPGQFALFGADPERGPNAAVEPHPVVEEIRALDLDALTPLEALNRLADLQRRAGGA
- a CDS encoding energy transducer TonB encodes the protein MIRAIPAAGLALPLAALTFAAACTRRDDGTMRLPFDRPARAQLVDGPPVALNAESPVVYPPAMLQQGVDATVVLRLYATAEGALVPESTRVAESSGYPALDSAAVAAAPALRFAPALRNGDSVAATFLQPVRFRHAQGGR
- a CDS encoding pyridoxal-phosphate dependent enzyme, giving the protein MREPQHRGPYESVLDTIGWTPLIRLQRVAAGIRTPVYGKAEYANPGGSVKDRIGLAIIEAAEARGALKPGGTIVEATSGNTGVGLAMAGAIRGYRCIFAMPDKMSQEKVRLLKAYGAEVVVTPTAVPPDHPDHYRNKARQIVRETPGAILADQYFNPVNPEVHYRTTGPEIWEQTGGRITHFVAAAGTGGTVSGAARFLKEKNPAIRVISGDPVGSVYASVAREGAPGPSAPYKVEGIGGDEVPGNVWFQYIDEFRSLNDRTALTMARRLAREDGILAGGSSGLNVALALDVARELGDPDALVVTILCDSGERYLSKVFNDEWMQENQMLDSPRVVVEQLLAKRRPGAPALVSVAPNAMVRQALNLMNTWDVSQIPVVEEGDAVGTLIEATLMTRALSQPSLLDRPVREVMEPPLPVIESHFPTDRLGQMLTRESPAALVRKDGQLVGIVSRYDVLQQLIATR
- a CDS encoding D-alanine--D-alanine ligase; translation: MRVTVLTGGTSAERDVALASAVQVVAALRARGHDVAVVDTARGYIPEADEASLRGTVGVEPPPVEQLRALERGVLLSGLGNMPVVRDADVLFLALHGGRGEDGSIQALLEMVGVPYTGSGRLGSAIAMDKDVSKHLFRAAGVPTPDWRMAPVTAREAGEQLGWPLVVKPSKQGSTVGLTVVKHPADLDAAVSVALRYDDEVMLERFVAGRELTMGILEGRPLAVGEIIPRHEIFDYECKYTPGMSQEIFPAEVSAAVAAETSRLALLAHDGLKLGGYSRVDFRLTPQGELFCLEVNTLPGLTATSLLPQAARAVGIEFPELCERICRIAHPPGPHRTSPASAA
- a CDS encoding rhomboid family intramembrane serine protease — protein: MNSTPYSRVTPWVGRLIIANAVVLLLLLTLLTSPEIVAQLEFSPANALARPWTFITYMFVHGGLLHLAGNMLMLFIFGSAVEHRMGSRAFILYYLYCGVGAAVFALGLSGFMPVAPFIGASGAILGLGLAFAMFWPDAELILFPIPIPVRARTFVALLALLDVAGALYFNDGIAHLAHLGGLAFGYAFFRLQFLSRRGTAPSPQPVERVVVVQSGAPEAMRSAAAPEPRYPRRHSAGDAVAAELDRVLDKISAQGLDSLTPAERRFLDEVARRKKQEH
- a CDS encoding DUF2268 domain-containing putative Zn-dependent protease (predicted Zn-dependent protease with a strongly conserved HExxH motif), which gives rise to MLINLLPDFLAVLDAADPEAAYQRYHDAHRAVLDAYWRNYVLDPDGAHADEVIAHALRARRDDLRELAASVNLVSLAEEALAQAEAVLRIDRPCDCYLMVGMGGANAGELVVNGRGIAFVCLEHFTGRANAESYGMGLPPDLIPLWLAHELAHVVRYTSPESGSEMRRLVSDAAGTYDYWQTGSRATLRELLVNEGLAVHASRALAPGFDAADYFGYPRRQYHRLRELDAFLRRAVEPDLDRAALGLRLRYLSGGMSPAARLVSGRVVPERSGYYLGYRMAEALVSERGLAAALRAPVGEFQAAEDAARGMQTA
- a CDS encoding CDGSH iron-sulfur domain-containing protein, giving the protein MIGDGAIERASDSCEPTEPRPVTATWKPAGPVVIEGVIVVRNNEGTVLTPPPTKVPGQVKFCGCGRSQTKPFCDGSHKR
- the mnmE gene encoding tRNA uridine-5-carboxymethylaminomethyl(34) synthesis GTPase MnmE, which codes for MLHDPIVALATPPGRSALAVVRLSGRGALDVAARVIDGFRVAPARRATLADFRAADGTTIDRGLYTVFPGPASYTGDDLVELSCHGGLAAPAQLVAALVSAGARPAHAGEFTRRAVLNGKLDLLQAEGVADLIDATAPAQASAAIGQLEGGLSRRLAALRESLVGVQALLSYDIDFPGEDDGTVPAERIAAALDGASGHIDRLLATAPAGERVREGALLVFAGRPNVGKSSLFNALLGVERALVTEVPGTTRDAVEAHTDFLGWPVRLADTAGLRDASDGVERLGVEVSRRYLAAADLVLLCAEAGRPLAPDEAAIAAERPVLVVRTKADLAPAGAGELAVSAPTGVGLDDVRHRAAERIFGNRLALADLEPALTRERHRVALDRARTALAEARPHLARQEGDPVLAAHHVRQAVSALDELIGTVDVEEVLGAVFAGFCVGK
- the yidC gene encoding membrane protein insertase YidC, with translation MERRAVWAIVLMMVIAIAPAILLRRPAQKPAANAAAGATSADTARRAADTAAAAPGALPLAPEAAGSARAQGESAGRAAAAPPPGRAPSHTGAAAAAVAADTLAADTVRVSSPLYTYGISTRGARFVTATLKRYNSTAPGDRGQPVQLLPGRSGLLGMMLVEGRDTLPIYNWSFSPSAPELTVNGPTPLALTASREGIGVELTYTFVPDSYRVHIAGHISGVGPNGAMLLVAMGPGLTNTEADSNENHRALALVTKENEAHRTNFSSLKPGEPTTLSGPFEWVAVKSKYFTTAVLAFDSTAGATGVSGVTALAPPDAGKHPTSAAIRLSLPVGPGGAFNFSLYTGPLEYARLRAIGHDFDDVNPYGWPGVRTLIRFFEIPVRWLLVWMHEHLGLAYGLVIIIFGILVRVLLWPLNQKAMRASMAMQAIQPLVKEMQERYKEDPQRLQQEMFRLYKEHGVNPLGGCWPMLIPMPILFALYFVFQNTIELRGVPFLWLPDLARPDPLYIIPLLMGLSMFALSKMGQMGIESNPQMKTMLYVMPVMMTVLFVNFAAGLNLYYAVSNIASIPQQYLIARERMRRTPPPAPAPVVRTKPGGARGRG